A portion of the Bacteroidales bacterium genome contains these proteins:
- a CDS encoding RNA polymerase sigma factor translates to MTVNEYNKAVNKFSDNVYRFILKNIKNEMRAQDIVQDSFEKLWINRKAVIFEKTKSYLFTTAYRTMIDYIRKEKKVNLTDNNAVFESIHEDNYSDIQEVLHEAVSNLPEIQRSVILLRDYEGYSYKDIADITNLNESQVKVYIYRARVYLKNYIGKIENVV, encoded by the coding sequence GTAAATAAGTTTTCAGATAATGTCTATCGTTTCATTTTAAAAAACATTAAAAATGAAATGCGAGCTCAAGATATTGTACAAGACAGTTTTGAAAAGTTATGGATTAACAGAAAAGCAGTAATATTTGAAAAAACAAAGTCTTATTTATTTACAACAGCATACAGAACAATGATTGATTATATCAGGAAAGAAAAAAAAGTAAATTTAACAGATAACAATGCAGTATTTGAATCAATACACGAAGATAATTACAGTGATATTCAAGAAGTTTTACACGAAGCTGTTTCAAATTTACCCGAAATACAAAGGTCAGTTATATTATTAAGAGATTATGAAGGTTATTCATATAAAGATATTGCAGATATTACAAATTTAAATGAATCACAAGTAAAAGTATATATTTACAGAGCAAGAGTTTATTTAAAAAATTATATCGGAAAAATTGAAAATGTAGTATAA
- a CDS encoding outer membrane beta-barrel protein, whose translation MKNLNIKILHTFLVLIFVSVQVFAQKDTTEFELGKKKLIIIDKKNQKENAIYNLEKGKETFEKEIILAEELIKKHEELIKEQEELIKEQELLIKETGELEESKAELEKQKAELEKHRALIELNKKKKLAFESGVREIDKGIEEIEKGLDDIDEELEEMDDDCIDFKLKRNTHKKRFNSHWAGFEFGLFNFANSSQAMANDEDVDFMKLIPEKSMGYKLNIFEFNVPISKYFFGFATGAGLEWNSMALSENINLYEDANGVIQAEYIDVNVKDFKKNKLNAAYITVPLIFEIQFPVGRKKLYFGAGLTGSMRAWSKQKQIYMIDGRKYKDKKLDDFQLSPFRYGITARAGYGGIGLFAEYTPVPLYKEGSGPEIFPVMIGLHIIDF comes from the coding sequence ATGAAAAACTTAAACATTAAAATTTTGCATACATTTTTAGTCCTTATATTTGTCAGTGTACAAGTATTTGCACAAAAAGATACAACTGAATTTGAACTGGGAAAAAAGAAGCTGATTATTATTGATAAGAAAAATCAAAAAGAAAATGCAATTTATAATTTGGAAAAAGGTAAGGAAACTTTTGAAAAAGAAATTATACTTGCAGAAGAACTTATTAAGAAGCATGAAGAGCTTATAAAAGAGCAAGAAGAATTGATAAAAGAGCAAGAACTGTTGATCAAGGAAACCGGTGAACTCGAAGAATCAAAAGCTGAATTGGAAAAACAAAAAGCTGAATTAGAAAAACACAGAGCTTTAATTGAATTAAATAAGAAAAAGAAACTTGCATTTGAAAGCGGAGTTAGAGAAATTGATAAAGGAATTGAAGAAATTGAAAAAGGATTAGATGATATTGATGAAGAACTTGAAGAAATGGATGATGATTGCATTGATTTTAAACTAAAAAGGAACACTCACAAAAAAAGATTCAATTCTCATTGGGCAGGATTTGAATTCGGTTTATTTAATTTTGCTAATAGTTCACAAGCAATGGCAAACGACGAAGATGTTGATTTTATGAAACTCATTCCGGAAAAATCAATGGGTTACAAACTAAATATCTTTGAATTTAATGTTCCGATAAGCAAATATTTTTTCGGATTTGCAACAGGTGCAGGCTTGGAATGGAACAGCATGGCTCTGTCCGAAAATATTAATCTGTATGAAGATGCAAACGGTGTTATACAAGCTGAATATATTGATGTAAATGTAAAAGATTTCAAAAAGAATAAATTGAATGCTGCGTACATTACTGTTCCGTTAATATTCGAAATACAGTTTCCTGTAGGACGCAAAAAGTTATATTTCGGAGCCGGTCTCACAGGCAGTATGAGAGCATGGTCAAAGCAAAAACAAATATATATGATTGACGGCAGAAAATATAAAGATAAAAAACTTGATGATTTCCAACTTTCACCATTCAGATACGGAATAACAGCAAGAGCCGGTTACGGCGGTATAGGTTTATTTGCAGAATATACACCGGTTCCGTTATATAAAGAAGGAAGCGGTCCTGAAATATTTCCCGTAATGATAGGCTTACATATAATTGATTTCTAA
- a CDS encoding DUF6150 family protein has product MKTLLLFLGLSIIIGINNSIAQTIYVTDTEAWADIKVYVTDTEAWADLVVYVEDTEAWASGNKGLWYFTDTEVWADKTVYFTDTEAWSDLVIYFTDTEAWAGWKKKSKLHLLE; this is encoded by the coding sequence ATGAAAACTTTATTATTATTTTTAGGTTTATCAATAATTATCGGAATAAATAATTCAATTGCTCAAACAATTTATGTAACAGATACAGAGGCTTGGGCCGATATCAAAGTTTATGTAACTGATACAGAAGCCTGGGCTGATCTGGTTGTGTATGTAGAAGACACAGAAGCGTGGGCTTCAGGAAACAAAGGGCTGTGGTATTTTACCGATACAGAAGTGTGGGCAGATAAAACTGTCTATTTTACAGATACAGAAGCGTGGTCAGATCTTGTTATTTATTTTACAGATACAGAAGCATGGGCAGGTTGGAAAAAGAAATCAAAATTGCATCTTTTGGAATAA